CTCTCGGTCTACGGCATCAACAAATACGCAGGCGAACTGTATCTGCGCTTCTACCGCCACCAATATGGCCTGAACCACACGATCCTCCGCTATTCCAACGTTTTCGGCCCCCGCCAGGTAGCACACGGCGAAGCGGGAGTGGTTTCGATTTTCATCGAGAAGCTGCTTGCCGGCGAAACCCCCACGATCCATGCCTATCCTGATGAACCGGAGGGCATGATCCGTGACTATGTCTACGTGCTGGACGTGATCCGCGCCAATCTTGCCGCTCTGGACCGTGGAGAGAACGACTTTTTCAACATCGGCACCGGGATCGAGACCACCACGACCCTGCTGTACAGAACGATCACCCAGCAAATGGGGAAGAAGCTGAAGCCGCACTACGGCCCGGCCAGGCAGGGCGACCTGCGCCGCTCGATGCTCAATTGCGCCAAAGCCTTCAAAGAACTCGGCTGGAGCCCCGTCTATACCTTGGAAGAAGGCATCAGGGAAACGATAGCGTATTTCCAAAACAGAAGGGAGAAACAATGAACCTGGCAATAATTGGCACTGGATACGTGGGCCTGGTGAGCGGCGCCTGTTTCGCGGAGATGGGCAACAAGGTCATCTGCGTGGACAATGACAACAGAAAAATAAAGATGCTAAACAACAATGAGATACCGATTTACGAACCCGGACTTAAAGAATTGGTTCACCGCAACAGCCATGAAGGCAGGCTGAGCTTCACCAAGGACATCGAAGCCGCAGTCAAAGCGGCGAAGATCATCTTCATTGCCGTCGGCACCCCACCCGACGAGGATGGCTCCGCTGACCTGCAATACGTTCTGGCCGTGGCCAAAGACATTGCGCGCCACATGCAGGACCACAAGATAATCGTCGATAAATCCACCGTGCCCGTGGGAACCGCCGATCTCGTCGCGGAAACGGTCAGAGAGGTTCTGGGCTCCAGAGGCCGGGACATACCTTTCGATGTGGTCTCCAATCCCGAGTTTCTCAAGGAAGGTGCGGCGATCGAAGATTTTCTCAAGCCCGACCGCGTGGTGATCGGAGTTTCAAGTCCCGAAGCCGGCAACATCATGCGCGAACTGTATCTTCCCTTCAACCGGGCCAATGACCGGGTGATCCTGATGAGCGTGCGTTCCGCCGAGATGACAAAGTATGCCGCCAACGCCATGCTGGCCACCAAGATCTCCTTCATGAACGAACTGGCCAGGCTCTGCGAGGCCATGGGCGCCGACGTGGGCGAAGTGCGCCACGGGATCGGCTCCGACAGCCGCATCGGCTACAAATTCATCTATCCCGGAGTCGGATATGGCGGTTCCTGCTTTCCCAAGGACGTCAAAGCCCTGATCCACATGAACCGGCAAAAGGGCCTCCAGCCCCGCATCATGCAGGCCGTGGAAGAGGTCAACGCGGAGCAGAAATTACTTTTAGTCGATAAGGTTAAATCTCATTTTGGCAACGACTTGAATGGACTCGTTTTTGCAGTCTGGGGCCTGGCCTTCAAACCTCAGACGGACGACATGCGGGAAGCGCCCTCCGTGGTGATCATCAACGCCCTTTTGGCATCTGGGGCCAGGGTCCAGGCTTACGATCCCGTGGCCATGGACGAAGCGAAGAGGGTCTTTGGCGGCAAAACCGGGCTCAGTTATGGCCTCGACGAGTATCAGGCCCTGGTTGGAGCAGACGCCCTTTTGCTCATCACCGAATGGCACCAGTTCCGCTATCCCGATTTTGGCCTGATCAAAGCCAACCTGCTCCAGCCGGTTATCTTTGACGGCCGCAACCAGTTTGACCCCCGCCAGATGCGTGAATTGGGCTTTGCGTATTACTCCATCGGCAGGATGTAAGCCGGTTTGATTGGCTGACTGGGCTGACCAACCCAGATTTCCCCCTGATATTCTGACCCTTGGTTGACTGGACGTTTCCCGCCGGATTCACGCCCGCCGGGCGGTTATCGTACGGGAGAAGTACGGGGGGCGGGCGAATGAGGTTTCAGGGCGAAATAGGGTTCAATCTTCCGCAAAGAATTTCGCCACTTCCTGCATCCGGGTGGGGATGTCGATATGCTGGGGGCATTTGCTGAGGCATTCGCCGCATTGAACGCATTTGTCGGCGCGCATTTCCTCGGTGATCCAGGCTTTGTATTCATGGGTGTGGCGTTCCTTGGCTTCGAACATGATGGCTTCGTTGTAGATCCCAAAGACGCCGGGAATGGCCACTTTATGAGGACAGGGCAGGCAATAGCGGCATTCGCTGCAGGGGATGGCGATGCGCCGGAGATACTCCAGGCGGGCCTGATTGTAGACCTTCAGTTCCCTGTCATCGAGCATGCCGGCCTTTGCGTGTTTGGCCAGGCGGATGTTTTCCTTGAGCTGCTCCAGGCTGCTCATGCCGGAGAGAGCGACAGTGCTGCCGGGAAAGTTCCAAACCCAGTTCAGGGCGCGCTCGACAGGGCTCCAAGCGTGCCGGCTTTTGGACCAGATGGCTGCGATGCTCTGGGGAACGTGCTGGACCAGTTTTCCGCCGCGCAGAGGCTCCATGGCGATGATGCCCAAACCCTTTTGCACGGAAAGTTCGTAGCCTCTGATGCCGGCCTGGTAGCGGGTGTCCAGATAGTTGAACATGAATTGGCAGAATTCCCAATCGTAAGCTTCGACGATCTTGCGGAACACGGGATACTTGTCGTGGAAGGAGAAGCCGATGTGGCGGATCTTGCCGTCAGATCTGGCTTTGTCCAGCCAGTCCAGCACTTTCAGGCCGCGCATCTGCTTCCAGGATCTTTGGCCCAGGGAGTGGAGGAGGTAATAATCGATGTGATCGGTGCGCAGCTTTTCCAACTGCTGATCGAGGTAGGAATCCAGGTCTGAGGGGGTTTTCACGAGCCAGCAGGGTAGTTTGGTGGCAATATAAAGTTTCTCGCGCGGCACCTGGTCCACGAAGCGACCCAGCAAGGGTTCGCTTTCCCCGCCGTGGTAAGGCCAGGCCGTGTCGAAGTAGTTGACCCCGTTATCGAGGGCGTAGTGCAGCATTTCCTGGCATTTGTCCTCGTCCAGCTTGTTGTCCGGAGTGGTGGGCAGGCGCATGAGGCCGAGCCCCAGGATGGAGAGTTTTTCTTTCTGTCCGGGCATGGTTCGATATTGCATGTTATCCTCGCTCCAATGTTTTTTTTCCTGATGCTGGAAGCGGGGAAAACTGTCAATCAGTTTTCTGGCCCGGGGTCGCTGAAACTTCCGCCGCTCTTGAAACCTGAACCAGGGTCACGGCTTGCCGGGAAAGAATGTCCTTGACACAAAAAGCGCATTTAGGGTTTGGCTTGAGCATGAAAAAAATACAAGATATGGAGTGAAATGATGCCCGAAAATCTCAAATATGGAACGGTAAGCTCAAGCCAGGCGATGGAGCTGGAGGAAAAGTACGGGGCCCACAACTATCATCCTCTGCCAGTCGTGCTGGCCAAGGGCGTGGGAGTGTTTTTATGGGATCCCGAAGGCAATAGATACTATGATTTCCTTTCGGCCTATTCCGCCGTGAACCAGGGACACTGCCATCCCAGGATAATCAATGCCCTGATCGACCAGGCCAGGGAACTGACCCTGACCTCGCGGGCCTTTTTCAACAACAAGCTGGGCGAATACGAACAATTCATCACCGAGTATTTCGGCTACGATATGGTGCTGCCGATGAATTCAGGCGCCGAGGGCGTGGAAACGGCCATCAAGCTCGCCCGCAAATGGGCCTACCAGGTCAAGGGCGTGGACAAGGACGGAGCGATCGTGATCTTTGCCCAGAACAATTTCCACGGCCGTACGATGCTGGCGGTATCGGCTTCCACGGATCCAGATTGCTACGAGGGTTTCGGCCCCTTCCTGCCCGGCATTGCCAAGATACCCTACAACGATGCCAACGCTTTGAAAGAGTATTTGCAGGCCCATGGCAAAAACGTTGCCGCCTTCATCGTTGAGCCGATCCAGGGCGAAGCGGGAGTTTTCGTTCCGGACGAAGGCTATCTGAAAGCCTGCTACGACCATTGCAAAGAACACAATGTGCTGTTCATCGCCGATGAGATCCAGACCGGAATCGCCCGCACCGGCAAACTTCTGGCCTGCGACTATGAAAATGTGCGCCCGGACATCCTGATCCTCGGCAAGGCAATCTCCGGCGGCGTTTTGCCCGTGTCGGCGGTTTTGGCGGATCGGGAGATCATGCTCACGATCAAGCCTGGCCAGCACGGATCGACCTTTGGGGGGTTTCCCCTGGCCTGCGCCGTGGCCAAGGCATCCCTGGAAGTGGTGAGGGACGAAAACCTGGCAGAGCGAGCCTTCGAGCTAGGAAAGGCCTTCCGCGAGCAATTGCGCGCCATCCAGAATCCGATGATCAAGCTGGTGCGCGGAAAGGGCCTGCTCAATGCGATCGTAGTGGAGCCCAAGAACGGTTATGAGGCCTGGGACGTCTGCCTGAAACTGAAAGACCAGGGCGTCCTCTGCAAACCCACGCATCGCCACATCATCCGTCTGGCGCCGCCTTTGGTGATCACGAGAGAGCAACTGACCGAGGTTGCCGGGATCATCGAAGCAGTTATCAATGAGATCTGAATCAATAAATAGCCAGCTTACCGGAGCAAGGCGGATCGCCAGGTCCGCCCTCCGGTAATTCTTTATGGACAGGCCAGATTTCCGCAGCGGCTTCGTCGCCATTTTAGGCAAACCCAATACGGGAAAATCCA
The nucleotide sequence above comes from Candidatus Syntrophosphaera sp.. Encoded proteins:
- a CDS encoding NAD-dependent epimerase/dehydratase family protein, with the protein product MKILITGGAGFIASHVTDAYLDAGHEVVVVDNLSTGSLDNLNPRARFYRLDICDPTLDEVFAAEQPDIVNHHAAQVSVPLSIADPQRDAEVNVKGLINILQSSVKHNIKKVIFISSGGAIYGEAKEYPTAENYSPQPLSVYGINKYAGELYLRFYRHQYGLNHTILRYSNVFGPRQVAHGEAGVVSIFIEKLLAGETPTIHAYPDEPEGMIRDYVYVLDVIRANLAALDRGENDFFNIGTGIETTTTLLYRTITQQMGKKLKPHYGPARQGDLRRSMLNCAKAFKELGWSPVYTLEEGIRETIAYFQNRREKQ
- a CDS encoding UDP-glucose/GDP-mannose dehydrogenase family protein; this encodes MNLAIIGTGYVGLVSGACFAEMGNKVICVDNDNRKIKMLNNNEIPIYEPGLKELVHRNSHEGRLSFTKDIEAAVKAAKIIFIAVGTPPDEDGSADLQYVLAVAKDIARHMQDHKIIVDKSTVPVGTADLVAETVREVLGSRGRDIPFDVVSNPEFLKEGAAIEDFLKPDRVVIGVSSPEAGNIMRELYLPFNRANDRVILMSVRSAEMTKYAANAMLATKISFMNELARLCEAMGADVGEVRHGIGSDSRIGYKFIYPGVGYGGSCFPKDVKALIHMNRQKGLQPRIMQAVEEVNAEQKLLLVDKVKSHFGNDLNGLVFAVWGLAFKPQTDDMREAPSVVIINALLASGARVQAYDPVAMDEAKRVFGGKTGLSYGLDEYQALVGADALLLITEWHQFRYPDFGLIKANLLQPVIFDGRNQFDPRQMRELGFAYYSIGRM
- a CDS encoding aldo/keto reductase; amino-acid sequence: MQYRTMPGQKEKLSILGLGLMRLPTTPDNKLDEDKCQEMLHYALDNGVNYFDTAWPYHGGESEPLLGRFVDQVPREKLYIATKLPCWLVKTPSDLDSYLDQQLEKLRTDHIDYYLLHSLGQRSWKQMRGLKVLDWLDKARSDGKIRHIGFSFHDKYPVFRKIVEAYDWEFCQFMFNYLDTRYQAGIRGYELSVQKGLGIIAMEPLRGGKLVQHVPQSIAAIWSKSRHAWSPVERALNWVWNFPGSTVALSGMSSLEQLKENIRLAKHAKAGMLDDRELKVYNQARLEYLRRIAIPCSECRYCLPCPHKVAIPGVFGIYNEAIMFEAKERHTHEYKAWITEEMRADKCVQCGECLSKCPQHIDIPTRMQEVAKFFAED
- the rocD gene encoding ornithine--oxo-acid transaminase, with the translated sequence MELEEKYGAHNYHPLPVVLAKGVGVFLWDPEGNRYYDFLSAYSAVNQGHCHPRIINALIDQARELTLTSRAFFNNKLGEYEQFITEYFGYDMVLPMNSGAEGVETAIKLARKWAYQVKGVDKDGAIVIFAQNNFHGRTMLAVSASTDPDCYEGFGPFLPGIAKIPYNDANALKEYLQAHGKNVAAFIVEPIQGEAGVFVPDEGYLKACYDHCKEHNVLFIADEIQTGIARTGKLLACDYENVRPDILILGKAISGGVLPVSAVLADREIMLTIKPGQHGSTFGGFPLACAVAKASLEVVRDENLAERAFELGKAFREQLRAIQNPMIKLVRGKGLLNAIVVEPKNGYEAWDVCLKLKDQGVLCKPTHRHIIRLAPPLVITREQLTEVAGIIEAVINEI